A window of the Oscillospiraceae bacterium genome harbors these coding sequences:
- a CDS encoding hemolysin family protein gives MDHTLAAELALIILCVILSAFFSAAETAYNTLNRVRIKNMATGGNKRAAQTLRIADNYDNLLSTILIGNNVVNIFASSLATIFFTYLLGKNGVSVSTAVMTVVVLIFGEITPKWLAKQYADQYAMSVAPALHALIILFTPLNWIFSLWKRLLTHLFKHPDNAKMTQDDLMTIVDEAQSDGGIDERNGDLIRSAIEFNDLDAGDILTPRVDVIAIDKDASLDEITDLFIHNSFSRIPVFEGSIDNIIGMIHEKDFFRGLHTGMTSIEGIIQKIIYIGTGVHISDLLHELQQSQTHMAVVVDEFGGTEGIITMEDIVEELVGEIWDEHDHVIQYFRKVGKQRYAVNCSADLDDFFTFFRIPLNAEDFDYMTVSGWVMEQLGKIPAVGDTFQYHNYTISVTKTSARHAVQIVLQSRQPVQPND, from the coding sequence ATGGACCACACACTTGCAGCAGAACTTGCGTTGATTATTCTCTGCGTTATCTTGTCTGCATTCTTTTCTGCCGCTGAAACGGCTTACAATACGCTAAACCGTGTGCGCATAAAAAACATGGCCACCGGCGGTAATAAGCGCGCTGCCCAAACGCTGCGGATTGCAGATAATTATGACAATCTGCTTTCTACTATTTTGATAGGAAACAACGTTGTCAATATCTTTGCTTCTTCCTTGGCAACGATTTTTTTCACATATCTGCTGGGAAAAAATGGAGTTTCTGTTTCCACTGCTGTAATGACTGTTGTAGTGCTCATTTTTGGCGAGATTACGCCTAAATGGCTGGCAAAGCAATATGCTGACCAATACGCAATGTCTGTTGCACCGGCACTGCATGCTTTGATTATCTTATTTACCCCGCTAAACTGGATCTTCTCTTTATGGAAGCGTCTGCTGACACATCTTTTTAAACACCCGGACAACGCCAAAATGACACAGGATGACCTGATGACCATTGTGGACGAAGCACAAAGCGACGGTGGCATTGACGAGCGCAACGGTGACCTTATTCGCTCTGCTATTGAGTTTAACGACTTGGATGCAGGCGATATTTTAACCCCGCGCGTCGACGTAATTGCAATCGACAAAGACGCCTCTCTGGATGAAATTACAGATTTGTTCATTCACAATAGTTTTTCACGTATTCCCGTTTTTGAAGGCTCTATTGACAACATTATCGGCATGATCCACGAAAAAGATTTCTTCCGTGGACTGCACACTGGTATGACCTCTATTGAGGGGATTATTCAAAAGATTATCTATATAGGCACTGGTGTACATATTAGTGACCTGCTGCATGAACTACAGCAAAGCCAGACACACATGGCGGTTGTGGTAGATGAATTTGGCGGTACCGAAGGCATTATTACTATGGAAGATATCGTAGAAGAACTGGTCGGAGAAATCTGGGACGAGCATGACCATGTGATTCAATATTTTCGCAAGGTCGGTAAGCAGCGCTATGCAGTAAACTGCAGCGCCGATTTGGACGATTTCTTTACCTTTTTCCGCATTCCCTTAAATGCGGAAGACTTCGATTATATGACCGTAAGCGGCTGGGTCATGGAGCAGCTCGGAAAGATTCCTGCTGTGGGAGATACCTTTCAGTATCACAATTACACGATTTCAGTAACCAAAACCTCTGCCAGACATGCAGTGCAGATTGTACTGCAAAGCCGACAGCCTGTACAGCCAAATGATTGA
- a CDS encoding polymorphic toxin type 50 domain-containing protein — protein sequence MSVVQMTREFADLMDVGSYAAARLIRTEINRMHNNAALESYKAMGLKEYKYLATLDCRTCAVCGALDGKVFKVSDAKTGVNFPPIHSNDRCTITPVVPGMAESGGRAACDPETGKNYMVPAGMTYEGWRRSIAEKYGADSIRTAQKKYWNRKSDAEQMKAMRKVLGKDVPNRIADFQQLKYNDDDSWVRLQQAYKDQPIRNRIQSDAQPKVIDEGKQGKHILGHNNYQEGKSYLIISMNEAQKLVDKFAGTGEILRDRKGAWKHQESIQTDSIIGFVVDEITREAVPTGDFKIHYGKSGTHIVPLRRIK from the coding sequence GTGTCTGTTGTACAAATGACGCGGGAGTTTGCCGACTTGATGGATGTTGGCTCTTACGCTGCTGCCCGCCTTATCCGAACAGAAATTAACCGGATGCACAACAATGCCGCGCTGGAGTCCTACAAAGCAATGGGGCTGAAAGAATACAAGTACCTTGCTACGCTGGACTGCCGCACCTGCGCCGTTTGCGGTGCATTGGATGGTAAGGTATTCAAAGTCAGTGATGCGAAGACCGGTGTAAATTTTCCACCAATACATTCCAATGACCGATGCACCATTACGCCGGTAGTGCCCGGTATGGCAGAGAGCGGCGGCCGCGCTGCCTGCGACCCAGAAACCGGTAAGAACTACATGGTACCGGCGGGCATGACCTATGAGGGCTGGCGCAGGAGCATTGCTGAAAAATACGGTGCCGACAGCATCAGAACAGCGCAAAAGAAATACTGGAACCGAAAATCAGATGCCGAGCAGATGAAAGCGATGCGCAAAGTGCTGGGAAAAGATGTACCAAACCGTATTGCAGATTTCCAGCAACTGAAGTATAATGATGATGACAGTTGGGTACGATTACAGCAGGCCTATAAAGACCAGCCAATCCGTAACCGCATTCAGTCGGATGCACAGCCAAAAGTAATTGACGAAGGGAAGCAGGGCAAACATATCCTTGGACATAACAATTATCAGGAAGGAAAAAGCTACCTGATAATTTCCATGAATGAAGCACAAAAGCTAGTTGATAAATTTGCGGGTACCGGTGAAATTTTGCGGGACCGGAAAGGTGCATGGAAGCATCAAGAATCAATACAAACAGACAGCATTATAGGGTTCGTGGTAGACGAAATTACTAGAGAGGCCGTTCCGACTGGTGATTTTAAGATCCATTACGGTAAGTCAGGAACCCACATTGTACCATTAAGGAGAATAAAATGA
- a CDS encoding recombinase family protein, whose product MLHEYSDKAISGTTDHRPQFQQMIKDSGKKLWQYVLVYKVDRSARDWYDSANYRAKLKRNGVKVLSAKRKFPMGRRASYWNQCWREYAEYCIANLAQNIHRGMVGNALNCKFNGARRLLGYRSTSDGTIIVDASETVIVRYIFSHFVAGDSQSEIIRQLNAKGLENRSAKLSRTQFCTMKNILASINLIAHGLMAGFLPLFLQKDLPLCRKDLT is encoded by the coding sequence GTGCTGCATGAATATTCCGATAAAGCCATTAGCGGCACCACCGACCATCGGCCGCAGTTCCAGCAGATGATAAAAGACAGCGGTAAAAAGTTGTGGCAGTACGTTCTTGTGTACAAAGTTGACCGCTCTGCTCGGGACTGGTACGACAGCGCAAATTATCGCGCAAAGCTAAAGCGCAACGGCGTTAAAGTGTTGTCGGCCAAGAGGAAATTCCCGATGGGCCGGAGGGCATCATACTGGAATCAGTGCTGGAGGGAATACGCCGAATACTGCATCGCAAACCTCGCGCAAAATATCCACCGTGGCATGGTGGGCAATGCACTGAATTGCAAATTCAATGGTGCTCGGCGTCTACTGGGCTATCGTTCTACTTCAGATGGCACCATAATTGTGGATGCTTCCGAAACTGTAATAGTGCGCTACATCTTTTCACATTTTGTAGCCGGTGACTCGCAAAGTGAAATCATCCGGCAGCTGAATGCCAAAGGGCTGGAAAACCGTTCTGCAAAACTTTCACGCACTCAATTTTGCACAATGAAAAATATACTGGCATCTATAAATTTAATAGCACACGGGTTAATGGCGGGATTTCTGCCATTATTTCTGCAAAAGGATTTGCCGCTGTGCAGAAAAGATTTGACGTAG
- a CDS encoding transketolase — MNSTEKKALKITACKVRMGIIEGVYHAQSGHPGGSLSAADLFTYLYFKELRIDPKNPKDPDRDRFVLSKGHTCPGLYAALAERGYFSKEELKSLRHIGAMLQGHPDMKHTPGIDMSTGSLGQGISAACGMALAGKMDKKDYRVYALLGDGELEEGQVWEASMFAGHHKLDNLCIVVDSNGLQIDGPVAEVGGPQPIDKKFEAFGFAVQTINGHCFDDMEKAFAKARSVKGKPSCIIMNTTKGKGVSYMENQVGWHGKAPNEEQYHQAMTELNAELDRLEAE; from the coding sequence ATGAACAGCACGGAAAAGAAAGCACTGAAGATAACTGCCTGCAAAGTTCGTATGGGCATTATCGAAGGCGTCTATCATGCACAGTCCGGTCATCCCGGCGGTTCACTTTCAGCTGCGGATCTTTTTACCTATCTTTACTTTAAAGAGCTTCGCATTGACCCGAAAAATCCAAAAGATCCTGACCGCGATCGTTTTGTGCTGAGCAAAGGCCACACCTGCCCAGGCCTTTATGCCGCTTTGGCAGAGCGCGGGTATTTTTCAAAGGAAGAGCTCAAGTCGCTGCGCCACATTGGCGCTATGCTGCAGGGCCACCCGGATATGAAGCACACCCCCGGCATTGATATGAGCACCGGTTCTTTGGGCCAGGGAATTTCTGCCGCGTGCGGTATGGCACTGGCAGGGAAAATGGATAAAAAGGATTACCGTGTATATGCCCTTTTGGGCGACGGCGAGCTGGAGGAAGGCCAGGTTTGGGAGGCCTCTATGTTTGCAGGCCACCATAAACTGGACAACCTCTGTATTGTAGTTGACTCCAATGGTCTGCAGATTGACGGCCCGGTTGCCGAAGTCGGCGGCCCGCAGCCAATCGATAAAAAATTTGAAGCTTTTGGTTTTGCTGTTCAGACGATTAACGGCCATTGCTTTGATGATATGGAGAAAGCTTTTGCTAAGGCGCGCTCTGTAAAGGGCAAGCCCTCCTGTATTATTATGAATACAACAAAGGGCAAAGGTGTTTCTTATATGGAAAACCAGGTCGGCTGGCATGGAAAGGCTCCTAATGAAGAGCAGTATCATCAGGCAATGACAGAACTAAATGCTGAGCTTGACAGACTGGAGGCAGAATGA
- a CDS encoding replication-associated recombination protein A: MSAPLADRIRPQTLDEIVGQRHLLGPGRPLRRIIESGEIPNLVFYGPSGVGKTTLASIIAKRTKKHLYKLNGTSASTADIRSIVSKVGTLEAVNGILLYLDEIQYFNKKQQQTLLEFIENGDITLIASTTENPYFYVYNAVLSRSTVFEFKSVTPEEIVPAVERAFRFLSEERGKPITADKEAVRRIAFSCGGDVRKAMNAAELCALAAEETDGALHVSPDLAEELTQSSAPRYDREGDEHYDIVSAYQKSMRGSDANAALHYLARLLAAGDLPSACRRLMVCACEDVGLAYPQIIPIVKAAVDAAQMVGLPEARIPLADAVILVCQSPKSNTGEASIDAALADVQAGKGGPVPRCLQNKHYDGDDVSKKGQFYKYPHSFPGHWVAQQYLPDALQGSVYYHPGDNKIEQSYAAYWSRIKDQTGSGGK; encoded by the coding sequence TTGTCAGCTCCTCTTGCAGACCGTATCCGTCCGCAGACCTTGGACGAGATTGTCGGCCAGCGTCATCTTTTGGGGCCGGGGCGTCCTTTGCGCCGCATTATTGAGAGCGGAGAGATTCCCAACCTGGTTTTTTACGGACCTTCCGGCGTGGGCAAAACAACGCTTGCCTCAATTATCGCAAAACGCACGAAAAAGCATCTGTATAAATTAAATGGCACCTCTGCCTCTACAGCCGATATTCGCTCTATCGTCAGCAAAGTTGGCACTTTGGAAGCGGTCAACGGCATTCTGCTGTATCTCGATGAAATTCAGTATTTTAATAAAAAGCAGCAGCAGACTTTATTGGAGTTTATCGAAAATGGGGACATTACCCTGATTGCTTCCACAACAGAAAATCCCTATTTTTATGTGTACAATGCCGTCTTAAGCCGCTCTACCGTATTTGAGTTTAAATCTGTAACACCGGAAGAAATCGTTCCAGCGGTGGAGCGCGCATTTCGCTTCCTTTCCGAAGAACGCGGAAAGCCGATTACAGCAGATAAAGAAGCTGTGCGCCGCATTGCGTTTTCTTGCGGCGGGGATGTACGCAAAGCGATGAATGCAGCTGAGCTCTGTGCGCTTGCGGCGGAAGAAACAGATGGTGCCCTGCATGTAAGCCCTGACCTTGCGGAAGAGCTGACCCAGAGCAGTGCCCCGCGGTATGACCGCGAGGGAGACGAGCATTACGACATTGTTTCTGCTTACCAAAAATCCATGCGCGGTTCTGATGCAAATGCGGCGCTGCACTATTTGGCGCGTTTGCTTGCAGCGGGGGATTTGCCCTCTGCCTGCCGGCGGCTGATGGTCTGTGCTTGTGAAGATGTTGGCCTTGCTTATCCGCAGATTATCCCGATTGTCAAGGCGGCAGTAGATGCCGCACAGATGGTTGGCCTGCCAGAGGCACGCATTCCTTTGGCGGACGCGGTCATTTTGGTCTGCCAGTCGCCGAAAAGTAATACTGGCGAGGCGTCCATTGATGCGGCATTGGCAGATGTACAAGCCGGCAAAGGTGGCCCAGTGCCGCGCTGTCTGCAGAATAAGCATTATGACGGCGACGATGTCAGCAAAAAAGGGCAGTTTTACAAATATCCGCACAGCTTTCCTGGGCACTGGGTGGCGCAGCAGTATTTGCCGGATGCCCTGCAGGGCAGCGTATATTATCATCCCGGCGACAATAAAATAGAGCAGTCTTATGCGGCTTATTGGAGCCGCATTAAAGATCAGACCGGATCAGGTGGTAAATAA
- a CDS encoding phage portal protein — MHDAYVSDHDILHAAAKPENKPDNRIVVNFPKYIVDTMNGFFIGNPIKATCNDARYPTLLIIWTSTTTRMTITPSYRKFVAYTVMDLRCTTRTKMRLYNLTMKVNRLEMLKANIGLELMTTKGNSEIIYSPNSSEKIVKSIGAKSASYPTAENPFTGGQMEFVDGTYFKYPPDHTMAGKGSKTGRQIDDISRLVNDYNCDAEGWQKEKARYQVYDEYSEIREVELHWYQHYDIGRVEYKIKLNERDEMYVDEWND, encoded by the coding sequence ATGCATGACGCCTATGTGAGTGATCATGATATCCTCCATGCGGCAGCAAAGCCGGAAAACAAGCCTGATAACAGGATTGTAGTCAACTTTCCAAAGTACATAGTTGATACGATGAACGGATTTTTTATCGGTAACCCAATTAAAGCCACTTGCAACGATGCCAGGTATCCGACTTTGTTGATTATCTGGACCAGTACAACAACCAGAATGACAATAACGCCGAGCTATCGAAAATTTGTAGCATATACGGTTATGGATTTGAGATGTACTACACGGACGAAAATGCGGCTTTATAACCTCACGATGAAAGTAAACCGGCTGGAAATGCTCAAGGCCAATATCGGGCTTGAACTGATGACAACCAAGGGGAATAGTGAAATAATATATTCTCCGAATTCTTCGGAAAAAATTGTGAAGTCTATCGGCGCAAAGTCGGCGTCTTACCCAACTGCTGAGAACCCATTTACAGGGGGACAGATGGAGTTCGTTGATGGTACATACTTCAAATATCCACCGGATCATACAATGGCGGGCAAGGGCAGCAAAACAGGAAGACAAATCGATGATATTAGCAGGCTTGTGAATGATTATAACTGCGATGCTGAAGGATGGCAGAAAGAAAAAGCGCGATATCAAGTCTATGATGAATACAGCGAAATTCGGGAAGTCGAACTGCACTGGTATCAGCACTATGATATTGGTAGAGTTGAGTATAAAATAAAGTTAAACGAAAGGGATGAAATGTATGTCGACGAATGGAACGATTAA
- a CDS encoding transposase, producing the protein MESKKEVVKLHIQDGRTIASLAAKYGICHAAVSNWICAYREECQTNDAAKSKNELMQEVRQLRKELAETEKENDFLKKAAAFFEKEID; encoded by the coding sequence TTGGAAAGCAAGAAAGAAGTTGTAAAGCTACATATTCAGGACGGTCGTACAATTGCCAGCCTTGCTGCCAAATATGGAATCTGTCATGCTGCCGTTTCAAACTGGATTTGCGCTTACCGTGAAGAATGCCAAACAAATGATGCCGCAAAGTCTAAAAATGAATTAATGCAGGAAGTTCGGCAGCTCCGGAAAGAACTTGCAGAGACTGAAAAGGAAAACGACTTTCTAAAAAAAGCAGCGGCATTCTTTGAGAAGGAAATCGATTAG
- a CDS encoding transketolase family protein — MAEMVKKATRESFGLAVTAAAKDNPNIVVLDADLAQATKTAIFKKAYPERFVDVGIAECNMIGIAAGLATCGKIPFAASFAMFSAGRAFEQVRNSVGYPHLNVKIVGSHAGISVGEDGATHQCLEDIALMRTIPGMVVLNPADHYEMMAAVRAVVDYNGPCYIRLGRLPVESINNNDDYHFEIGKGITLRDGKDITVVATGLMVTEAVKAADALKAEEISVRVLDIHTIKPLDKELIIKAAKETGKIVTVEEHNVIGGLGEAVCSALCESYPAPVIRMGTQDCFGHSGPGAELLKEFGLCADGIAKTVKQVLGK, encoded by the coding sequence ATGGCTGAGATGGTAAAAAAAGCAACACGTGAATCGTTTGGTCTGGCGGTTACAGCAGCAGCGAAAGATAATCCTAACATTGTTGTGCTGGATGCCGACCTTGCGCAGGCTACCAAAACAGCGATTTTCAAAAAAGCTTATCCAGAGCGCTTTGTCGATGTCGGTATTGCAGAGTGCAATATGATTGGTATTGCGGCCGGTTTGGCTACCTGCGGCAAAATCCCTTTTGCTGCAAGCTTTGCCATGTTCAGTGCAGGCCGTGCCTTTGAGCAGGTCCGCAACTCTGTCGGTTACCCGCATTTGAATGTAAAAATTGTTGGTTCTCATGCAGGTATTTCTGTAGGTGAGGACGGCGCTACACATCAGTGTCTGGAGGATATTGCCCTTATGCGCACTATTCCGGGCATGGTTGTGCTGAACCCTGCAGACCACTATGAGATGATGGCAGCGGTTCGTGCAGTTGTTGATTACAATGGCCCCTGCTATATACGCCTTGGCCGTCTGCCGGTAGAGAGCATCAATAACAATGATGACTACCACTTTGAAATCGGCAAAGGAATTACCCTGCGTGATGGCAAAGACATTACGGTTGTAGCAACAGGCCTGATGGTAACGGAAGCTGTGAAGGCAGCCGATGCTTTAAAGGCAGAGGAAATTTCCGTTCGTGTATTGGACATTCATACCATTAAGCCGCTGGACAAAGAACTGATTATCAAGGCTGCAAAAGAAACAGGTAAGATCGTTACAGTAGAAGAGCACAATGTCATCGGCGGCCTGGGCGAGGCTGTCTGCAGTGCACTGTGTGAATCGTATCCGGCACCGGTTATCCGCATGGGTACACAAGACTGCTTTGGACATTCTGGCCCTGGCGCTGAACTCCTTAAGGAATTTGGGCTTTGTGCAGACGGCATTGCAAAAACCGTAAAGCAGGTACTTGGCAAGTAA
- a CDS encoding tryptophan-rich sensory protein has translation MKTIQWKPLLISLLIPLATGGLSGLLTKDHVAAFQSMNQPPLSPPAFLFPIVWTILFSLMGISAYLVYTSDSNTGNRKALTLYGMQLAANFIWPLIFFNVQNYLLAFIWILLLWVLILAMLISFYKINHTAAFLQIPYLLWVTFAAYLNCGVWILNR, from the coding sequence ATGAAAACAATTCAGTGGAAGCCGCTTCTCATCAGTCTGCTAATTCCATTGGCAACTGGCGGCTTGTCTGGGCTTCTCACGAAAGACCATGTTGCAGCTTTTCAAAGCATGAATCAGCCGCCACTTTCCCCACCCGCTTTTTTGTTTCCCATTGTCTGGACGATTCTATTTTCTTTGATGGGTATTTCCGCTTACCTCGTTTACACATCTGATTCTAATACTGGCAATCGAAAAGCCCTGACTCTTTACGGCATGCAACTGGCTGCAAACTTTATCTGGCCGCTGATTTTCTTCAATGTGCAGAATTATTTATTAGCGTTTATCTGGATTCTTCTTCTTTGGGTTTTAATTTTGGCAATGCTTATTTCTTTCTACAAAATCAATCACACCGCGGCATTTTTGCAGATTCCATACTTACTGTGGGTAACTTTCGCCGCATATTTGAACTGCGGCGTATGGATTTTAAACAGATAA
- a CDS encoding serine hydroxymethyltransferase, producing MYKDIMDTIGFVKKADPEVGSAMQDELARQRRNLELIASENIVSPAVMAAMGSVLTNKYAEGYPGKRYYGGCQYVDVVEEIARQRACELFGAEHANVQPHSGAQANIAVYFALLKPGDTVMGMNLTEGGHLTHGSPVNLSGSYFHFVPYGVDAKTGRIDYDKLIEQAKEVKPKLIVGGASAYPRVIDFKKFREAADACGAILMIDMAHIAGLVAAGVHPNPVEYADIVTTTTHKTLRGPRGGIILCKEKYAKAIDKAIFPGTQGGPLMHIIAGKAVCLGEALKPEFKVYGQKIVENAKALADGLLRRGVKLVSGGTDNHLLLVDLTGMDLTGKELETRLDSIRITANKNTVPGETRSPFKTSGLRLGTPAVTTRGMQPADMDIIASCIADSINDFEGTKEASLAKVDALCKKYPLYE from the coding sequence ATGTATAAGGACATAATGGACACGATCGGGTTCGTAAAAAAAGCTGATCCAGAGGTTGGCAGCGCTATGCAGGATGAGCTTGCCCGCCAGCGCCGCAACTTGGAACTGATTGCTTCTGAAAATATCGTTTCCCCGGCTGTCATGGCAGCTATGGGCAGCGTACTGACCAACAAATATGCCGAAGGTTACCCTGGCAAGCGCTATTACGGCGGTTGCCAGTATGTCGATGTCGTAGAGGAGATTGCCCGTCAGCGCGCCTGCGAGCTTTTTGGGGCCGAGCACGCTAATGTGCAGCCGCATTCCGGCGCACAGGCCAATATTGCCGTCTATTTTGCCTTGCTTAAGCCCGGCGATACCGTCATGGGTATGAATCTTACCGAGGGCGGCCACTTGACACACGGCTCTCCGGTCAATCTTTCCGGTAGTTATTTTCATTTTGTTCCTTATGGGGTTGATGCCAAAACCGGCCGTATTGATTATGATAAACTGATTGAGCAGGCGAAAGAAGTTAAGCCAAAGCTGATTGTCGGCGGCGCCAGCGCTTATCCGCGTGTCATTGACTTTAAGAAATTCCGCGAAGCAGCAGACGCCTGCGGCGCAATTCTGATGATTGATATGGCACATATTGCCGGTTTGGTTGCGGCAGGCGTGCATCCCAACCCGGTCGAGTATGCGGATATTGTCACAACAACGACCCACAAAACGCTGCGTGGCCCGCGTGGTGGCATTATCCTCTGCAAAGAGAAATATGCGAAAGCAATCGACAAGGCAATTTTCCCCGGCACACAGGGAGGCCCTCTCATGCACATCATTGCAGGCAAGGCGGTTTGCCTGGGTGAGGCGCTCAAGCCTGAATTTAAAGTCTATGGCCAGAAGATCGTAGAAAATGCCAAAGCTTTGGCAGACGGCCTGCTACGCCGCGGGGTCAAGCTGGTTTCCGGCGGCACCGACAACCATCTGCTGCTTGTTGACTTGACCGGTATGGACCTGACTGGCAAGGAACTGGAAACCCGCTTGGATTCTATTCGGATTACAGCAAATAAGAATACGGTTCCGGGTGAGACCCGCAGTCCGTTCAAGACTTCTGGTCTGCGCCTTGGCACGCCGGCCGTAACGACCCGCGGTATGCAGCCGGCAGATATGGACATCATTGCTTCCTGCATTGCCGACTCTATCAATGATTTTGAAGGAACAAAAGAAGCTTCCCTTGCAAAGGTGGATGCTCTGTGCAAAAAGTATCCGCTGTACGAGTGA
- a CDS encoding glycosyltransferase family 2 protein: MSEVSLSLILPVHNEERKIAKTLQYLFSKAADLPKTEWIIVDTGSTDNTVLEAVQALHAAHQQGCVMQNGNSTIAAGLNTGLAHVHGVYVSFLFPQKLYQNCPAEYCRDAQRTHADLIFGCKTEESSRHAAKRLPGTGPKQSEYTLHVLKGELQLDLSAVVVRFHFLSENNICFSENCRFGYAEEFLLRCLLLANSVYQSPLLLQRDTGHELPAKDVICGAAVLQRIDALIRVADILHSSKSSSPELISFYQEEYIPKTILSCIDRLLQEGYHHNVIKLYLRRGGYDKMLLIGSHTDPALRGKIFQWKTLSLFYKPQKAQKGLSQTVGKKKH, from the coding sequence ATGTCCGAAGTCTCTTTATCACTGATTCTGCCAGTACACAATGAAGAGCGAAAGATTGCAAAGACCCTGCAGTATCTTTTTTCAAAGGCCGCGGATTTGCCGAAAACAGAATGGATTATTGTAGACACAGGCTCTACAGACAATACTGTTTTAGAGGCCGTACAGGCGCTGCACGCTGCACATCAGCAGGGATGCGTCATGCAAAACGGAAACAGCACGATTGCAGCGGGGCTTAATACCGGCCTAGCACACGTGCATGGGGTTTATGTTTCCTTTCTTTTTCCGCAAAAATTATACCAAAACTGTCCAGCAGAGTATTGTCGGGATGCACAGCGTACGCACGCAGACCTAATCTTTGGCTGCAAAACAGAAGAAAGCTCTCGTCATGCCGCAAAACGCCTGCCGGGCACAGGGCCAAAGCAAAGCGAATACACCCTGCATGTACTGAAGGGGGAACTGCAGCTTGACCTTTCCGCTGTGGTTGTACGCTTTCATTTTCTGTCGGAAAACAATATTTGCTTTTCTGAAAACTGCCGTTTCGGCTATGCAGAAGAATTCTTGCTGCGCTGCCTGCTGCTGGCCAACAGCGTTTATCAGTCTCCCCTGCTTTTGCAGCGCGATACTGGTCACGAACTGCCTGCAAAGGATGTTATCTGCGGTGCGGCTGTCCTGCAGCGTATCGATGCACTGATTCGTGTTGCAGATATTCTGCACAGCAGCAAAAGCAGCAGCCCAGAGTTGATTTCATTCTATCAGGAAGAGTATATTCCTAAAACGATTCTCTCCTGCATTGACAGGCTTTTGCAGGAAGGATACCACCATAATGTAATCAAACTGTATCTGCGCCGGGGCGGATATGATAAGATGCTGCTGATCGGCAGCCATACAGACCCAGCGCTGCGCGGTAAAATTTTTCAGTGGAAAACTCTTTCCTTGTTTTACAAACCACAAAAAGCACAAAAAGGGCTTTCACAAACAGTGGGCAAAAAGAAGCATTAA
- a CDS encoding flavin reductase has translation MKNESLFSLTYGMYAIGVTDGRYPSACIANTVTQASNHPNLLTVSLNRNNYSCECIRRNGLFTVSVLSEDTSGAVIGALGFTSGRSGEKLANIRYKMLREGVPVIKENSCCWFLCKVVDSMETPTHTVFLAEILAGSDKVVGTPMTYSYYHRVIKGNAPKNAPTYQEPTPDRSGNDGESLVCTVCSYVYNDPITPFEELPESWVCPVCGAPKSAFVRKRV, from the coding sequence ATGAAAAACGAGTCTCTTTTCAGCCTCACGTATGGCATGTATGCAATCGGTGTAACAGATGGCCGGTATCCCTCTGCGTGCATTGCCAATACAGTGACCCAGGCTTCTAATCATCCAAATCTGCTGACGGTCAGTCTCAACCGCAACAACTATAGTTGCGAATGTATTCGCAGAAACGGTCTGTTTACCGTCAGTGTGCTCAGTGAAGATACCTCTGGTGCAGTTATCGGTGCGCTGGGCTTTACTTCTGGGCGAAGCGGCGAAAAGCTTGCGAATATCCGCTATAAAATGCTGCGTGAAGGGGTTCCGGTTATTAAGGAAAACAGCTGCTGCTGGTTTTTGTGCAAAGTTGTCGATTCTATGGAGACGCCGACCCATACCGTCTTTTTAGCAGAAATTTTAGCGGGAAGCGACAAGGTTGTCGGTACGCCGATGACCTATTCGTACTATCACCGCGTGATAAAGGGCAATGCGCCAAAAAATGCCCCGACTTACCAGGAACCTACACCGGACCGCTCTGGCAATGACGGCGAGTCTTTGGTCTGCACAGTTTGTAGCTATGTGTACAATGACCCGATTACGCCGTTTGAGGAGCTGCCGGAAAGCTGGGTATGCCCGGTGTGCGGCGCGCCAAAATCCGCTTTTGTACGCAAGCGGGTATAA